The following are encoded together in the Gilvimarinus sp. DA14 genome:
- a CDS encoding methyl-accepting chemotaxis protein, translated as MFVLRQFSIAQRLGAVAVLVLCVVLGVIGLFSVGYHESLLQDRRIKTQHLVQAGLGVMEHYQRLEQSGELTREQAQERAIAAIDGLRYGDNDYFWIQNRRVEMINHPFSAKLNGTSIADIADPNGVRLFSEMEKQVAQAGEGFVHYAWPKPGFDKPVEKVSFVKAFAPWGWVLGSGIYIDDVENAFWQTMTFTLTLALMGVVLLTVFIFLIARSITRPMQGAVAALEDIASGDGDLTHRLSSEGRDELASLCCAFNRFSDKLANVITDVRKLVEQNRDVVATVKGTMSQANGVYQQQKTELDTVATAIEQMSVTSQEVAQRIGDAATAAQSSSHQSAEGHKTAEHTRESMDALATDIAQTQAAIGKLDEQSGRIRTVLDVIRGVAEQTNLLALNAAIEAARAGEQGRGFAVVADEVRTLASRAQDSADEIQSMIDALLSSTAAAVQAMQSSHERSEALGERVHSVAQVLQEINNAAATITDMTHHVASAAEEQSQTSHSVAQSLSQLNRYGDEVLSSLERTDVNTRILADTSAELEAVMQQFKIER; from the coding sequence ATGTTTGTGTTGCGTCAGTTCTCTATTGCTCAGCGTCTCGGCGCTGTAGCCGTTCTGGTTTTATGCGTTGTCCTCGGTGTTATCGGCTTGTTCTCTGTGGGCTACCACGAAAGCCTGCTGCAGGATCGGCGTATCAAAACCCAGCATTTGGTGCAGGCAGGGCTGGGGGTGATGGAGCACTACCAGAGGCTTGAGCAAAGTGGCGAGCTGACCCGCGAGCAGGCACAAGAGCGTGCTATTGCTGCTATTGATGGACTGCGTTATGGCGATAATGATTACTTTTGGATTCAAAATCGCCGGGTAGAAATGATAAATCATCCCTTCAGCGCCAAGCTTAACGGCACCAGCATTGCCGATATCGCCGACCCCAACGGCGTGCGCTTGTTCAGTGAAATGGAAAAGCAAGTGGCACAGGCAGGAGAGGGCTTTGTGCATTACGCCTGGCCTAAGCCGGGTTTTGATAAGCCGGTGGAAAAGGTGTCGTTTGTCAAAGCGTTTGCGCCCTGGGGCTGGGTGCTGGGCTCTGGCATTTACATCGATGATGTCGAAAACGCCTTTTGGCAAACCATGACGTTTACGCTCACGCTTGCACTGATGGGTGTGGTGTTGCTGACGGTGTTTATTTTTCTCATTGCCCGCAGCATTACCCGGCCCATGCAGGGCGCTGTGGCGGCGCTTGAAGATATCGCCAGTGGAGACGGTGATTTGACTCATCGCTTAAGCAGCGAGGGACGCGATGAGCTGGCAAGCCTTTGCTGTGCGTTTAATCGCTTTAGCGACAAGCTCGCCAATGTGATTACTGATGTGCGCAAACTGGTGGAGCAAAACCGCGACGTTGTTGCTACGGTGAAGGGCACCATGAGTCAGGCTAATGGGGTTTACCAGCAACAGAAAACCGAGCTGGATACCGTAGCCACGGCGATTGAGCAAATGAGCGTTACCTCGCAGGAAGTGGCGCAGCGTATTGGCGATGCCGCCACTGCAGCACAAAGCTCCAGCCACCAGTCTGCCGAGGGGCATAAAACCGCAGAACACACCCGCGAGTCCATGGATGCCCTGGCGACGGATATTGCACAAACCCAGGCGGCGATTGGCAAATTGGATGAGCAATCGGGCCGTATTCGCACCGTACTGGATGTGATTCGTGGCGTGGCCGAGCAAACCAACCTGCTGGCGTTAAACGCGGCCATTGAGGCGGCGCGTGCCGGTGAGCAGGGCCGGGGCTTTGCAGTGGTTGCCGATGAGGTTCGCACCCTTGCCAGTCGGGCGCAGGACTCCGCCGACGAAATTCAATCCATGATCGACGCACTGCTTAGCAGTACCGCAGCCGCTGTGCAGGCCATGCAATCGAGCCATGAGCGCTCCGAAGCATTGGGTGAGCGGGTGCATTCGGTCGCACAAGTGCTGCAAGAGATCAACAACGCCGCTGCCACCATTACCGATATGACGCACCATGTGGCCTCGGCCGCAGAAGAGCAATCGCAAACATCCCATTCGGTGGCGCAGAGTTTGTCACAGCTGAATCGCTACGGCGATGAAGTGCTCAGCAGCCTTGAGCGCACCGACGTGAACACTCGTATTCTCGCCGATACCAGCGCCGAGCTGGAAGCGGTTATGCAGCAGTTTAAAATCGAGCGGTGA
- the pelA gene encoding pectate lyase, translated as MFRLTAFVVALALSQNVSAAEPVSLDGFSDAIHHWYNRTDKLDAPLHPQSDTRAIADNILLYQRENGGWPENTHPQRILPEVEKEEILAAKKQADASFDNRNIYPQITYLSHAYQRTGDAKYRAAALAGLDFVLSAQYDNGGWPHSPGRADRDYGDYITFADEVMPGVLGFLRQVQTGNFPFDFIPAAKRDAAARALAKGDELIVQLQIKIDGVATIWAGQYHEKTLAPVAARSYELPALQTWESVAVVEYLMSIPEPSSEIVSAVDSAVAWFDDNKIPGVRVEEFAIEPVRFEYHTARIDRRLVEDTSAPGLWARFYDLKASEPFFTNRDGSRVNSLAEVALERRSGYHWYGTWPLTLLTTDYPRWLANRTTTEP; from the coding sequence ATGTTTCGGTTGACTGCATTTGTTGTGGCTCTGGCGCTTAGCCAGAATGTCAGCGCCGCCGAACCGGTATCGCTGGACGGCTTTAGCGATGCCATTCATCACTGGTATAACCGCACCGACAAGCTCGATGCTCCGCTGCACCCGCAAAGCGATACACGGGCAATTGCCGATAACATCCTGCTATATCAGCGTGAGAACGGCGGCTGGCCTGAAAACACGCACCCGCAACGCATTCTACCCGAGGTGGAGAAAGAAGAAATTCTGGCTGCTAAAAAGCAAGCCGATGCCAGTTTTGATAACCGTAATATTTACCCACAAATCACCTATTTGTCCCACGCCTACCAACGTACCGGAGATGCCAAATATCGGGCTGCGGCATTGGCGGGTTTAGACTTTGTTTTGAGTGCGCAGTACGACAACGGCGGCTGGCCGCATTCGCCGGGTAGGGCTGATCGTGATTACGGCGATTACATCACCTTCGCCGATGAAGTCATGCCGGGAGTGCTGGGATTTTTGCGGCAAGTGCAAACTGGCAACTTTCCCTTTGATTTTATCCCGGCGGCTAAACGTGACGCGGCCGCTCGCGCACTTGCGAAAGGTGACGAGTTAATTGTGCAGTTGCAAATAAAGATAGACGGTGTAGCCACGATTTGGGCCGGCCAGTACCACGAGAAAACCTTGGCGCCCGTGGCAGCGCGCAGCTACGAGCTGCCTGCGCTGCAAACCTGGGAAAGTGTCGCGGTGGTGGAGTACTTAATGTCGATTCCCGAGCCCTCCTCCGAGATTGTCAGTGCCGTCGATAGCGCTGTAGCCTGGTTTGATGACAATAAAATTCCCGGCGTGCGAGTCGAGGAGTTTGCCATCGAGCCGGTACGCTTTGAATACCACACCGCCCGCATTGACAGACGCCTAGTTGAAGATACATCGGCCCCAGGTTTATGGGCCAGATTTTACGATTTAAAAGCCAGCGAGCCGTTTTTTACCAACCGCGATGGCTCGCGGGTGAATTCCCTCGCTGAGGTTGCGTTAGAAAGGCGCAGCGGGTACCACTGGTACGGCACCTGGCCTTTGACGCTCCTCACCACGGATTATCCCCGTTGGTTAGCCAATAGAACCACTACCGAGCCTTAA
- a CDS encoding DUF1244 domain-containing protein — protein MDKQTEIEAAAFRRLLEHLDERKDVQNIDLMELAGFCRNCLGKWYQQAANERGVELNKEQAREIIYKMPYAEWKEKYQTPRD, from the coding sequence ATGGATAAACAAACAGAAATCGAAGCGGCGGCATTTCGCCGTTTGCTTGAGCATCTCGACGAGCGCAAAGACGTGCAGAACATAGACCTGATGGAGCTTGCCGGTTTTTGCCGCAACTGTTTGGGTAAGTGGTATCAGCAAGCAGCTAATGAGCGCGGGGTCGAGTTAAATAAAGAACAGGCGCGGGAGATTATTTATAAAATGCCCTACGCCGAATGGAAAGAAAAGTACCAGACGCCGCGCGACTGA
- a CDS encoding STAS/SEC14 domain-containing protein — protein sequence MLEVTLDKEWALVILEPKGTLTEADFVSAAKIIDPFIDERGGLNGIVIYTEHFPGWDSLSALLSHLNFVQDHHTKIKRVALVTKSPVGKILQTLASHFVAAEIQTFSYQNLSGATHWVAGT from the coding sequence ATGCTTGAGGTTACTCTGGACAAAGAGTGGGCGCTGGTGATACTGGAGCCTAAAGGAACACTCACTGAAGCGGACTTTGTGTCTGCGGCAAAAATCATAGACCCGTTTATCGATGAGCGGGGTGGCCTGAATGGGATCGTGATTTATACCGAGCATTTTCCCGGCTGGGACTCTCTATCCGCATTGCTTTCACATTTGAATTTTGTGCAGGATCATCACACTAAAATTAAGCGCGTGGCCTTAGTGACAAAATCTCCCGTGGGAAAAATACTGCAAACTTTGGCGAGTCATTTTGTAGCCGCTGAAATTCAAACCTTCTCCTATCAGAATCTCAGCGGCGCAACACATTGGGTCGCCGGTACATAG
- a CDS encoding SGNH/GDSL hydrolase family protein, protein MKTTFAKLISVSCLSLAACTVAANELIDSERLRLIGRFQPQQDETIAFTWPGSAVEYRFYGTETSLKLSVPEAMRFWFEVDGKGRELWVQPEQQSYTLAQSLAAGEHKVRLTRLAESFSGVAQMYGLPDTDGELLSAPAAPERQLLVIGDSITAGYGVEGDSKDCSYSQDTSTPLKAYAGLTARALNADIHTIAWSGIGVWRSYGEEEPKSPTIAERRKLTLADDFDTPWNTAKYRPDAVLINIGTNDFWQGSAPGYPQAMAKMLADVRSDYAGVPVYFILSPMLGREARTLQADYLNELASDKDVAVLDLGRIQPEDGYGCDWHPNEITNRRMADKLVARLREDLGW, encoded by the coding sequence ATGAAAACAACATTTGCAAAATTAATCAGCGTGTCGTGCCTAAGCCTTGCGGCCTGCACGGTTGCGGCCAACGAATTAATCGACAGCGAACGGCTGCGTCTTATTGGTCGCTTTCAGCCGCAACAGGATGAAACCATCGCCTTCACCTGGCCGGGGTCGGCAGTGGAGTATCGTTTTTACGGTACCGAAACCTCGCTTAAGTTAAGCGTTCCGGAGGCCATGCGGTTTTGGTTTGAGGTAGACGGTAAAGGACGCGAACTATGGGTTCAGCCCGAGCAGCAAAGCTACACCTTGGCGCAATCGCTGGCAGCGGGCGAGCATAAAGTGCGCTTAACCCGTTTGGCTGAGTCCTTTTCGGGGGTGGCGCAAATGTATGGATTGCCCGACACCGATGGTGAACTGCTCAGTGCACCGGCTGCACCTGAACGCCAGTTGTTAGTGATTGGCGACTCCATTACTGCGGGATATGGTGTAGAAGGTGACAGCAAAGATTGCTCATATTCACAAGACACGAGCACACCACTTAAGGCTTATGCAGGCCTGACCGCTCGCGCGCTAAACGCCGATATTCACACCATTGCCTGGTCTGGCATTGGCGTATGGCGCAGTTACGGTGAAGAGGAGCCAAAGTCGCCTACCATTGCCGAGCGCCGCAAACTGACATTGGCCGATGACTTTGATACGCCATGGAATACGGCTAAATACCGGCCCGATGCGGTGCTGATTAATATCGGCACCAACGATTTCTGGCAGGGCAGTGCGCCCGGTTACCCCCAGGCGATGGCGAAAATGTTAGCCGATGTGCGCAGCGATTACGCCGGTGTCCCGGTGTACTTTATTCTCAGTCCTATGCTGGGCCGCGAGGCTCGGACACTGCAGGCGGACTACTTAAATGAATTGGCAAGTGATAAAGATGTCGCAGTACTTGATTTGGGCCGAATACAACCTGAGGATGGTTATGGTTGCGACTGGCATCCGAACGAAATAACCAACCGGCGAATGGCCGACAAACTGGTAGCGCGTTTGCGCGAGGATTTAGGTTGGTAG
- a CDS encoding putative glycoside hydrolase, translating into MLRVSWLVFLLLSCSFSWAQQGPNSNFIYFTEGQTPDPWHWVLADPGNWWMPVEDDGGRSANGKVTLTSAKDKDFPGAISLKWKKSDDWGSVTLSGGMLDISKFEQAAELVIAMRVNTKVPATVNVKMACGEDCEAEVNVADNLKNMKRGQWMALPIALDCFSANGVDLSKVNWPFSIGTAGKLELDIVEISLAPMAEGEEGCVPNS; encoded by the coding sequence ATGTTGCGTGTCAGCTGGTTAGTGTTTTTACTGCTGAGTTGCTCTTTCTCTTGGGCTCAGCAAGGTCCTAACTCTAATTTTATTTACTTTACCGAGGGGCAGACGCCCGACCCTTGGCACTGGGTGTTGGCCGACCCCGGCAACTGGTGGATGCCCGTTGAGGATGACGGTGGTCGCAGCGCCAATGGTAAGGTGACCTTAACCTCTGCCAAGGACAAAGACTTTCCCGGCGCGATCAGTCTGAAGTGGAAGAAATCCGACGACTGGGGCAGTGTAACTTTAAGTGGCGGCATGCTGGATATCAGCAAGTTCGAGCAAGCCGCTGAGCTGGTAATTGCAATGCGAGTTAATACCAAGGTGCCCGCAACGGTGAACGTCAAAATGGCCTGCGGTGAAGACTGTGAGGCCGAAGTAAATGTCGCCGACAATCTCAAAAACATGAAGCGTGGTCAGTGGATGGCACTGCCCATCGCACTGGATTGCTTTAGCGCCAATGGTGTCGATTTAAGTAAAGTTAATTGGCCGTTTTCTATCGGTACTGCTGGCAAGCTTGAGCTGGATATCGTAGAAATTAGTTTGGCGCCCATGGCTGAGGGTGAAGAGGGTTGCGTGCCTAATTCATAA
- a CDS encoding VOC family protein has protein sequence MNNIAYFEIQASQPEVLVAFYQQVFDWSFSKDDSLPIPYWRIKTAGMYGGLLERPTDTPPLGCGTNAFTCSIEVADIDATAEVIVELGGQVALDKFEVPGVCWQAYYLDPDGNTFGLFQPQPHA, from the coding sequence ATGAATAACATTGCCTATTTTGAGATTCAAGCCAGCCAGCCCGAAGTGCTAGTGGCGTTTTACCAACAGGTTTTTGATTGGAGCTTCAGCAAGGATGACTCACTGCCAATTCCCTACTGGCGTATAAAAACCGCGGGCATGTACGGCGGTTTGCTGGAGCGCCCTACCGACACGCCGCCCTTAGGTTGTGGGACCAATGCCTTTACCTGCTCCATTGAAGTTGCGGACATAGACGCTACCGCTGAGGTTATTGTCGAGCTGGGTGGGCAGGTTGCGTTGGACAAGTTTGAAGTGCCGGGCGTTTGTTGGCAGGCGTACTACCTGGATCCGGATGGCAACACTTTTGGCTTGTTCCAGCCACAACCTCATGCTTGA
- a CDS encoding MarR family winged helix-turn-helix transcriptional regulator — MAREKDSFSDLLWQLAFQVRSRCQRAVAESGFTLYGMHVRLLHLIAAEPLCRAQTLVAASGRDKAQIARLLKDLQGQGLLAREPHPEDGRSQMITLTEQGRELLTKVRAAEQAVESEFLAKLTERETETFVRLGRKMLAP, encoded by the coding sequence ATGGCAAGAGAGAAAGATAGTTTTAGCGATTTGTTATGGCAGCTGGCGTTCCAGGTGCGCAGTCGCTGTCAGCGGGCGGTGGCCGAGTCCGGGTTTACGCTCTACGGCATGCATGTGAGATTGCTGCATCTAATTGCCGCCGAGCCCCTGTGTCGCGCGCAGACTTTAGTGGCCGCCAGTGGGCGTGACAAGGCGCAGATCGCCCGGTTGTTAAAAGACTTACAGGGGCAGGGGTTGCTTGCGCGAGAGCCCCATCCGGAGGACGGGCGCAGTCAGATGATAACTCTGACGGAGCAGGGGCGGGAGCTGCTGACAAAAGTGCGCGCCGCAGAGCAGGCGGTAGAGTCTGAATTTCTGGCTAAACTCACAGAGCGCGAAACTGAAACCTTTGTTCGTTTGGGGCGCAAAATGCTGGCGCCCTAG
- a CDS encoding siderophore-interacting protein yields MSRPGPRILSVKTAYNLSPHMRRVVFTADELDDFPEHHESANFKLLLPPPGQHLNIDALAAGDATNRPIVRTYTLRHYHRLEREVVVDFLLHQPAGPASSWAATAKPGDVVGFAGPGKPKWIDTSADWFLFAGDMSALPAIAANLEQLPKHAKGYTVLEVISEEDKVPLQKPSGIELTWVINPNPQQPTDALISTVQQQPWLGGNAAAWVAGESGAIKKIRRYLKDSGIDKRRLYASGYWQIGMTEDVHQVEKRKDAEAES; encoded by the coding sequence ATGAGCAGACCCGGCCCTCGCATACTCAGTGTTAAGACCGCTTACAACCTTAGCCCCCATATGCGCCGAGTTGTGTTTACGGCAGACGAGCTGGATGACTTTCCCGAGCACCATGAAAGTGCCAACTTTAAACTGTTGCTGCCGCCACCCGGACAACACCTGAATATTGATGCCCTGGCAGCAGGTGATGCTACAAACCGCCCCATCGTGCGCACTTATACGCTGCGTCACTATCATCGCCTGGAGCGAGAAGTAGTGGTTGATTTTCTACTGCACCAACCAGCTGGCCCGGCGTCCAGCTGGGCGGCAACCGCAAAGCCCGGCGATGTGGTCGGCTTCGCCGGGCCCGGTAAACCCAAGTGGATCGACACTAGCGCCGACTGGTTTTTATTTGCCGGCGATATGTCCGCCCTACCGGCCATAGCCGCCAACTTGGAACAACTGCCCAAGCACGCCAAGGGCTACACGGTACTGGAGGTTATTAGCGAGGAAGATAAAGTCCCGCTGCAAAAACCGTCGGGAATTGAACTTACCTGGGTAATTAATCCAAACCCACAGCAACCCACTGACGCACTGATTAGCACAGTGCAACAACAGCCCTGGCTGGGGGGCAATGCGGCGGCCTGGGTAGCGGGAGAATCCGGCGCAATTAAAAAAATTCGCCGCTACCTGAAAGACAGCGGCATTGATAAACGGCGGTTATACGCCAGTGGTTATTGGCAAATTGGCATGACGGAGGATGTGCATCAAGTAGAAAAGCGCAAAGATGCCGAGGCGGAAAGCTGA
- a CDS encoding cytochrome b — translation MALIDAKDRYGLLSRFFHWSMALLILWQFTGVLARVLAEDTALEKFFWSTHKPLGVVLLVLALLRLGWALVNLSRRPPELNLAATLGHIGLYALLVAIPALGLLRQYGSGRSFDAFGVALFSGFEGRIDWMVEPGNLLHGNLGWILLAAVIGHVFMVFWHRRGNKEQDVLPRMWG, via the coding sequence ATGGCTCTAATTGATGCAAAAGATCGCTACGGCTTGTTAAGCCGTTTTTTCCACTGGTCTATGGCGCTGCTCATCTTATGGCAGTTTACCGGCGTGCTGGCGCGAGTATTGGCCGAAGATACGGCCCTGGAAAAGTTTTTTTGGTCAACTCATAAACCCCTGGGGGTGGTTTTACTGGTGTTGGCGCTGCTGCGCCTAGGTTGGGCACTGGTTAACTTAAGCCGTCGCCCTCCAGAGTTAAACCTGGCGGCCACCCTTGGGCATATTGGCTTGTACGCGTTACTGGTCGCTATACCGGCGCTGGGGCTATTGCGTCAGTATGGTTCAGGGCGCAGCTTTGATGCCTTTGGAGTGGCGTTATTTAGTGGCTTTGAGGGGCGTATCGACTGGATGGTCGAGCCGGGTAATTTGCTGCACGGTAATCTCGGCTGGATTTTATTGGCGGCAGTGATCGGGCATGTATTTATGGTGTTCTGGCATCGCCGCGGCAATAAAGAGCAGGATGTACTGCCGCGTATGTGGGGTTAA
- a CDS encoding YaiI/YqxD family protein, whose product MKIWVDADACPVVIRDIIFRASQRTKVPVTLVANQFIRTPQAPQITSLQVSAGFDVADNEIVQRCAAGDLVITSDIPLAAEVIEKGAQALSPRGELFTAANIKPRLNMRDFLETMRSSGIQTSGPAPLSQADRQQFANHLDRWLSKFSRAESKSR is encoded by the coding sequence ATGAAAATTTGGGTCGATGCCGACGCCTGTCCTGTTGTAATTCGCGATATCATTTTTCGTGCATCTCAGCGCACTAAAGTGCCTGTTACTTTAGTGGCAAATCAATTTATTCGCACACCCCAAGCTCCACAGATTACCTCGCTGCAGGTGTCGGCGGGGTTTGATGTTGCCGACAATGAGATTGTACAGCGCTGCGCGGCGGGCGATCTAGTTATCACCAGCGATATTCCCCTGGCGGCCGAGGTGATAGAAAAGGGAGCCCAGGCGCTTAGCCCTCGCGGCGAACTGTTTACCGCCGCTAATATCAAGCCGCGTTTGAATATGCGCGATTTTCTAGAAACCATGCGCTCTAGCGGTATTCAAACGTCTGGTCCTGCGCCCCTTAGCCAAGCTGATCGACAGCAGTTTGCGAACCATCTCGATCGCTGGTTAAGTAAATTCAGCCGCGCTGAAAGTAAATCCCGGTAA
- a CDS encoding class III extradiol ring-cleavage dioxygenase, whose translation MSQNIIFISHGGGPLPLLGDSGHAAMVGYLQKLASRLPKPKAILVISAHWEVSVPTVTASANPSLEYDYYGFADEAYQIAYPCPGAPTLAGEVADVLTASGFNTGQNSERGLDHGVFVPLKIMYPQADIPVVQLSLMQNLNAAEHIATGEALRGLRQEGLLVIGSGFSFHNMREFFSGSHLSSQKNAAFETWLEDICTNPDYAESERLESLRQWQSAPYAQFCHPRAEHLMPLMVCAGLANQRASAYSGVPILGKSAAMIEW comes from the coding sequence ATGAGCCAGAATATTATCTTTATTTCTCACGGCGGTGGTCCCTTGCCGTTGTTGGGAGATTCCGGACACGCCGCAATGGTTGGCTACCTACAGAAATTGGCCTCAAGGCTTCCCAAGCCTAAAGCGATATTGGTGATCAGTGCCCATTGGGAAGTGTCGGTGCCTACTGTTACCGCAAGTGCAAATCCGAGTCTTGAGTACGACTATTATGGTTTTGCCGACGAGGCGTATCAGATTGCTTACCCTTGTCCGGGGGCTCCAACCTTGGCAGGTGAGGTTGCGGATGTGTTAACGGCATCAGGTTTTAATACTGGGCAAAATTCAGAACGTGGTCTGGATCACGGAGTGTTTGTGCCGTTAAAAATAATGTACCCGCAGGCTGATATTCCCGTGGTGCAGTTGTCGCTGATGCAGAATCTGAATGCAGCCGAGCATATCGCCACGGGCGAAGCCCTGAGGGGCTTGCGCCAGGAAGGTTTGCTGGTAATAGGTTCAGGGTTCAGTTTTCACAATATGCGTGAGTTCTTCTCAGGCAGTCACTTGTCCTCGCAGAAAAACGCAGCATTTGAAACGTGGCTTGAAGATATTTGTACCAATCCCGACTACGCCGAAAGCGAGCGGTTGGAAAGCTTACGTCAGTGGCAAAGTGCTCCTTATGCGCAATTCTGTCATCCGCGGGCTGAGCATTTAATGCCTCTAATGGTGTGCGCCGGACTGGCCAATCAGCGGGCCAGTGCTTACAGTGGCGTGCCCATTCTGGGTAAGTCGGCGGCTATGATTGAGTGGTAG
- a CDS encoding DoxX family protein — MNASLTTKLIASDAGLGALALRVPVGVILLAHGAQKLFGWFGGYGIEGTGQWMESIGLAPGYVMAGLAGSAEFFGGAALILGLLVRPAAIVSAFTMLVAIVTVHLGNGLFMSNNGYEFALALLAASVSLAFSGAGSVSLDQLWARRQSGRSSGSRLKVAA, encoded by the coding sequence ATGAACGCATCTTTAACTACAAAACTGATTGCATCCGACGCAGGGCTGGGTGCATTGGCTTTACGGGTGCCTGTGGGTGTTATTTTACTGGCCCATGGAGCGCAAAAGTTGTTTGGCTGGTTTGGCGGATACGGTATTGAGGGCACTGGGCAGTGGATGGAGAGCATTGGTCTGGCCCCCGGTTATGTGATGGCTGGCCTGGCAGGTAGTGCAGAGTTTTTTGGCGGCGCCGCTTTAATACTGGGGCTCCTGGTCCGTCCAGCAGCGATTGTCAGCGCCTTTACCATGTTGGTGGCTATTGTCACTGTGCACTTGGGCAACGGCTTGTTTATGAGTAACAACGGCTATGAATTCGCACTGGCTTTGTTGGCCGCTAGCGTATCTTTGGCGTTTAGCGGTGCGGGATCAGTGTCGCTCGATCAACTTTGGGCACGCCGCCAATCCGGTCGCTCAAGTGGTTCTCGTTTAAAGGTTGCCGCTTAA
- a CDS encoding LysR family transcriptional regulator, which yields MDRLDAMRTFVTVVSEGSFTRAAAKLNMSPQLVSKYVSQLEDHLGLRLLNRTTRKVHPTEAGSQYSARALLLLEELDDLENQLGDYQQSAQGVLRLSAPVSFGTSHLPALLMDFQRAHPAVAVDVKLDDRKVDIVEEGFDVALRIGALKSSSLIARHLAPIRLVTCASPAYLEEHGTPMNLQALKGHHYLRYSYMDNSDSPVHLALVSQRKSPFTCNNGDILLQAAIDGAGIVIQPTFIAGPALAQGDLKTVLPEYDPSPLGLYAVYAHRKFLPSKVRAFIDFAGGYFDSPPHWDNFTL from the coding sequence ATGGATCGTCTCGACGCTATGCGCACCTTCGTTACTGTGGTCAGCGAAGGCAGCTTTACCCGCGCCGCCGCCAAATTGAATATGTCGCCGCAGCTGGTCAGCAAATATGTATCGCAGCTGGAAGATCACCTGGGGCTTCGCCTGCTGAATCGCACCACGCGCAAGGTTCACCCGACCGAAGCGGGCAGCCAGTACAGTGCCAGAGCCCTGCTACTGCTGGAGGAACTTGACGATCTGGAAAACCAGCTGGGGGATTATCAGCAAAGTGCGCAGGGGGTTTTGCGCCTGTCGGCTCCCGTATCTTTTGGCACCAGCCACCTGCCGGCCCTGCTTATGGATTTTCAGCGTGCACATCCTGCTGTGGCGGTGGATGTAAAACTGGATGATCGCAAGGTGGACATTGTGGAGGAAGGTTTTGATGTGGCGCTGCGTATTGGCGCGTTGAAAAGCTCTTCGCTGATTGCCCGCCACCTGGCGCCGATACGACTGGTGACCTGCGCCTCACCCGCCTACCTGGAAGAACACGGCACCCCCATGAACTTACAGGCGTTAAAAGGTCACCACTATTTGCGCTATAGCTATATGGATAATAGCGATTCGCCTGTACACCTAGCTCTCGTGTCACAGCGGAAAAGTCCTTTTACCTGCAATAATGGCGATATATTACTGCAAGCGGCGATAGACGGCGCTGGTATTGTGATTCAGCCAACTTTTATTGCAGGCCCTGCGCTAGCGCAGGGAGACCTGAAAACTGTATTACCCGAGTATGATCCCTCGCCACTGGGGCTTTACGCCGTGTACGCACATCGCAAATTTCTGCCGAGCAAGGTCCGCGCTTTTATCGATTTCGCCGGGGGCTACTTTGACTCCCCGCCTCACTGGGATAATTTCACCCTGTAG